The proteins below are encoded in one region of Silene latifolia isolate original U9 population chromosome 2, ASM4854445v1, whole genome shotgun sequence:
- the LOC141635019 gene encoding protein FAR-RED IMPAIRED RESPONSE 1-like, giving the protein MFKHRALWIHAYIRDTYLGGILRTTSRSESENSFFGNFTNPHVTLVEFWMRFQTAMDAQRWKYSKVMADDKNCYPKLTTPLLLEKQASEFYTIIIFYIFQAACYTCGHLPSPNASGANDNISIIDCEKDKEYKVDLSDNKFSCSCKMFERIGILCRHILWVLKDRGFDHIPKEYLALRWSKSATSHLLSLVVGKSFSLVEDSEEHSDALFQLLRSFNEKLIISIKSGKSKDKKAEIEMLLGSKIPTEVTVLPPEKCKNKGSGKRITSNKEKAVLKNAKPLRKCRACGEMSNHDSRNCPSRLP; this is encoded by the exons ATGTTTAAGCACCGTGCTCTTTGGATTCATGCTTACATTAGAGACACATATTTGGGTGGGATTTTGCGCACAACATCAAGATCAGAGTCTGAAAATAGCTTCTTTGGAAACTTCACCAACCCACATGTCACACTTgtcgagttttggatgcgtttccaAACAGCAATGGATGCTCAGAGATGGAAATATTCTAAGGTAATGGCTGATGATAAGAATtgttatccaaaattgacaacCCCTCTCCTTTTAGAAAAGCAAGCTTCTGAGTTTTACACAAtcattatattttatattttccaagcAGCATGTTATACTTGTGGCCATTTACCATCACCAAATGCAAGTGGTGCGAATGATAATATTTCAATAATTGATTGTGAGAAAGACAAGGAATACAAAGTTGATTTAAGTGATAATAAGTTCTCTTGTTCTTGTAAGAtgtttgaaagaattgggatacTCTGTAGGCACATTTTATGGGTGTTGAAAGATAGGGGGTTTGATCATATACCTAAAGAGTATTTAGCACTGAGATGGAGCAAATCTGCAACCTCCCACCTTCTTTCTCTTGTTGTTGGAAAAAGCT TCTCACTTGTTGAGGATAGTGAGGAACATTCTGATGCGCTATTTCAATTGCTCCGGAGTTTCAATGAAAAGTTGATTATTTCAATTAAGTCGGGAAAGTCAAAAGATAAGAAAGCTGAGATTGAGATGCTTCTTGGGTCAAAAATTCCAACTGAAGTTACTGTTTTACCACCAGAGAAGTGCAAGAATAAGGGATCGGGAAAGAGGATAACATCAAACAAGGAAAAGGCAGTCTTGAAAAATGCAAAGCCTCTGAGAAAATGCCGTGCTTGCGGTGAAATGAGTAACCATGATAGTAGAAATTGCCCGAGTCGACTCCCTTGA